A section of the Patescibacteria group bacterium genome encodes:
- a CDS encoding nucleotidyl transferase AbiEii/AbiGii toxin family protein: MNIKSDIEKTIAITQSSNNFYLRNLVKEILQNYTLNFIYNSNYRDLIFTGGTCLRKVYGLNRLSEDLDFDFTSNFSIQKFSSDIRKYFVTSLKLKGVTTSISNKENTVLVKFPWETLFDNRKEKIASTVIFLRCDFSKIQGKKYQTEVNLITAGSFSFFVKSYDLPTLFANKIFAFLERSFFRGSLQKYPFKGRDIYDLFWLINLSASNQFKIRPDRERIKELLKIDNNDELSGLIRKKLKLLDSKFVYEDLFPLVESPAFLDQFIANYKEVIEKKIGYIL; this comes from the coding sequence ATGAACATCAAAAGCGACATTGAGAAAACCATCGCGATAACTCAAAGCTCTAACAACTTCTATCTTAGAAATTTAGTTAAAGAAATCCTCCAAAACTACACTCTAAATTTTATCTACAATAGCAACTACAGAGATTTAATCTTTACGGGAGGCACTTGTTTGAGGAAAGTGTATGGTTTAAATAGGCTATCCGAGGATTTGGATTTTGATTTTACGAGTAATTTTTCAATCCAAAAATTTTCTAGTGACATTAGAAAGTATTTTGTAACCTCTTTAAAGTTAAAGGGGGTAACAACTAGTATCTCCAACAAAGAAAACACAGTGTTAGTTAAATTCCCTTGGGAAACTCTATTTGACAATCGCAAAGAAAAGATAGCATCGACCGTAATATTTTTGCGTTGCGACTTCTCCAAAATCCAAGGAAAAAAGTACCAAACCGAGGTAAATTTAATTACCGCGGGAAGCTTTTCGTTTTTTGTCAAGTCTTACGATTTACCAACATTGTTCGCCAATAAAATCTTTGCCTTTTTGGAACGCTCTTTTTTTAGGGGAAGCCTGCAGAAGTATCCCTTCAAAGGTCGGGACATTTATGACCTATTTTGGCTAATTAACCTTTCGGCGTCCAATCAGTTTAAAATAAGACCTGATAGGGAGAGAATTAAAGAGTTATTAAAGATTGACAATAATGACGAGCTGTCCGGCTTGATTAGAAAAAAATTAAAGTTGTTGGACTCCAAATTTGTTTATGAGGACTTATTTCCCCTTGTAGAATCCCCAGCCTTCCTGGATCAATTTATTGCAAATTACAAAGAGGTTATTGAGAAAAAAATAGGTTACATATTGTAA